From the genome of Bacteroidia bacterium, one region includes:
- a CDS encoding tail fiber domain-containing protein, giving the protein MKKLVFLISVMSIFINAQSQITLNGYTGINGPPAVGYPLNVTSYYGKIIMIDPSLTESIIGSSTDVINFYYSSSIGHNKVYAQSFSTTSDSTVKKNIETLSPGALHKVLSLRPISFEFKKETNASTKSKLKKIGLVAQEVEAIVPEAVSFSEVGNVKMIDYNMLIPVLIKAIQEQQTTIENLQKEIDRLNPEKDNLKSATSTKDIEQEVISVLEQNAPNPFTQITEIRYNLSKKSQKATLYIYNMNGIQIKSIQIAQKGQGSVIIKGSELKAGMYLYTLIVDGKEIDTKRMILTQ; this is encoded by the coding sequence ATGAAAAAACTAGTATTTCTTATTTCGGTTATGTCAATATTTATCAATGCTCAAAGTCAGATAACATTAAACGGATATACAGGCATTAATGGCCCCCCTGCAGTAGGATATCCATTAAATGTTACAAGTTATTATGGAAAAATAATAATGATCGATCCTAGTTTAACCGAAAGTATAATAGGGTCAAGTACAGATGTTATTAATTTTTATTATTCTTCTTCTATTGGTCATAATAAAGTGTATGCTCAATCGTTTAGCACAACTTCTGATTCAACAGTTAAGAAGAATATAGAGACATTATCGCCAGGAGCACTGCATAAAGTTTTAAGTTTACGTCCAATTAGTTTCGAGTTTAAGAAAGAAACGAATGCATCAACTAAAAGTAAACTGAAAAAAATTGGTCTAGTAGCCCAAGAGGTTGAAGCAATTGTTCCCGAAGCAGTTTCTTTCAGCGAAGTTGGTAATGTCAAAATGATTGACTATAATATGCTTATACCTGTATTAATTAAAGCTATTCAGGAACAGCAAACTACAATAGAAAACCTTCAAAAAGAAATCGATAGGCTTAATCCTGAAAAAGACAATTTAAAAAGTGCTACTAGCACCAAAGATATTGAACAAGAAGTAATTTCAGTACTTGAGCAAAATGCACCAAATCCGTTCACTCAAATTACTGAGATTAGATATAATTTGTCCAAAAAATCACAGAAAGCCACCCTATACATTTATAATATGAATGGTATACAGATAAAAAGCATACAAATTGCCCAAAAAGGACAAGGAAGTGTAATTATAAAAGGCTCTGAACTAAAAGCGGGAATGTATCTTTACACATTAATTGTAGATGGCAAAGAAATTGACACCAAAAGAATGATACTAACCCAATAG